In the Candidatus Electrothrix rattekaaiensis genome, one interval contains:
- a CDS encoding MMPL family transporter yields the protein MKKFEARLGRFVITYSIPLILLSLLVVAVTGYGARFLTFSSNSRMFFSEDNPELQAFNALEQTYTKFENVFFTIAPKSKNVFTRDVLTAVHDLTEKSWKLPYSSRVDSITNYQHTKVEGDDLIVEDLVENAEQLTDEQLGEIRRIALNDPLLKGRLISPTGHVTGVNVNVVKPDEKGKVSDTISQAAYALQAEMQQEYPQLDIYVTGVVMIDTTFELAAEEDITLLVPIMCGLLLLILAFCLRSALGMGLTFLVIVFSSLTGLGLAGWLGIPMNPASANAPTIILTLAVADSVHLLTTVFHQMRNGLTRHQAIEQSIRINFQPVLITSLTTAIGFLTMNFSDAPPFRDLGNVVAMGIIAAFLYSILLLPALAAILPLKVAQSSPSSSPSSSHIYDRFADFVVRRRTAIFWVMIIMIIGATTGISRIQLDDDFVKFFSPRFDFRRATDFTAENLTGMYMIDWDLNSGREGGVNEPEYQHTIEAFADWFRRQKYVCHVYTFTDIMKQINRNMHDNDLAYYRLPEERNLAAQYLLLYEMNLPFGLDLNDRINIDKSASRMTVSLVGASTREMRELEIAGREWLKENAPPSMSTQGSGVTMMFAHLSERNIKSMLSSSLLALGLISLIMVIVLRSVKLGVLSLIPNIAPAFMGFGVWGYAVGQVGLAVSVLIAMTMGIVVDDTVHFLAKYQRGRTEQGMMPEEAVRFAFRTVAAPMWISTVTLVGGFIVLACSGFQINAHMGSMTAITISLALLLDFFFLPVLLLRFDRSAPSVPVRTD from the coding sequence ATGAAAAAATTTGAAGCACGTCTGGGCCGATTTGTCATCACATACAGCATTCCGCTGATCCTGCTTTCTCTACTCGTTGTGGCGGTAACTGGCTATGGTGCCCGTTTCCTGACCTTCTCCAGTAACAGCCGGATGTTCTTTTCCGAGGATAATCCTGAACTCCAGGCTTTTAACGCCTTGGAGCAGACCTATACCAAATTCGAGAACGTCTTTTTTACGATTGCTCCAAAATCCAAAAATGTCTTTACCCGTGATGTGCTGACTGCGGTGCATGATCTCACGGAAAAATCCTGGAAACTGCCCTATTCCAGCAGAGTAGACTCCATAACCAACTATCAGCATACCAAGGTGGAAGGTGATGATCTGATCGTTGAAGATCTGGTAGAGAATGCGGAACAGCTTACTGACGAGCAGCTTGGGGAAATTCGCAGGATCGCCCTGAATGATCCGTTGTTGAAAGGACGCCTTATTTCTCCCACCGGCCATGTAACCGGCGTAAATGTCAACGTTGTGAAGCCGGATGAAAAGGGTAAGGTCTCGGATACGATCTCCCAGGCTGCGTATGCCTTACAGGCTGAAATGCAGCAGGAATATCCCCAGCTGGATATCTATGTCACCGGAGTGGTGATGATTGATACGACCTTTGAGCTGGCAGCCGAAGAGGACATCACGCTGCTGGTCCCTATCATGTGCGGGCTTCTTCTGTTGATCCTAGCCTTCTGTTTACGTTCTGCACTTGGTATGGGCTTAACCTTTCTGGTGATTGTTTTTTCCTCCCTGACCGGACTAGGCTTAGCAGGCTGGCTGGGTATTCCCATGAATCCTGCATCAGCCAATGCACCGACTATTATACTTACCTTGGCTGTTGCTGATTCCGTCCATTTGCTGACTACAGTGTTTCACCAGATGCGAAATGGTCTTACTCGGCATCAGGCCATTGAGCAATCCATCAGGATCAATTTTCAACCGGTGCTCATCACCAGCCTGACCACAGCTATTGGATTTCTGACTATGAATTTTTCCGATGCTCCTCCGTTTCGGGATCTCGGAAATGTTGTTGCAATGGGTATTATTGCCGCCTTCCTTTATTCGATATTGCTTTTGCCTGCCTTGGCCGCTATTCTGCCGCTCAAGGTTGCTCAGTCATCCCCGTCCTCCTCGCCTTCATCTTCGCATATTTATGATCGCTTTGCCGATTTTGTCGTGCGCAGACGTACCGCAATTTTTTGGGTTATGATCATCATGATTATCGGAGCCACCACGGGGATTTCTCGTATCCAGCTGGATGATGATTTTGTCAAGTTTTTCAGCCCACGTTTTGATTTTCGCCGCGCCACGGATTTTACTGCCGAGAATCTGACCGGTATGTACATGATTGACTGGGATCTCAATTCAGGACGGGAAGGAGGAGTCAATGAACCCGAGTATCAGCACACGATTGAGGCCTTTGCCGATTGGTTCCGCCGTCAAAAGTATGTCTGTCATGTGTACACCTTCACAGATATCATGAAGCAGATTAACCGCAATATGCATGATAACGATCTTGCATATTACCGGCTCCCGGAAGAGCGAAATTTGGCAGCCCAGTACCTGCTTCTTTATGAGATGAATCTGCCCTTTGGTTTGGATTTGAACGACCGAATTAATATTGATAAATCAGCGAGCAGGATGACAGTGTCTCTTGTTGGGGCAAGTACCAGGGAGATGCGTGAGCTAGAAATCGCAGGTCGGGAATGGCTTAAGGAAAACGCCCCGCCTTCCATGTCTACACAGGGATCCGGTGTGACCATGATGTTTGCTCACCTTTCGGAGCGCAATATTAAGTCCATGCTTTCTTCCTCTTTACTTGCCCTGGGTCTTATTTCGCTAATTATGGTCATTGTTCTGCGGAGTGTTAAATTGGGTGTTCTCAGTTTGATTCCCAATATCGCCCCGGCATTTATGGGCTTTGGGGTGTGGGGATATGCCGTAGGGCAGGTCGGGCTTGCGGTTTCTGTCCTGATCGCCATGACTATGGGCATTGTTGTGGATGATACGGTTCATTTTCTGGCTAAATATCAGCGGGGGCGGACTGAGCAGGGAATGATGCCGGAAGAAGCTGTTCGTTTTGCCTTCCGGACAGTTGCCGCTCCTATGTGGATTTCTACAGTCACTCTGGTCGGCGGGTTTATCGTTCTTGCCTGCTCAGGATTTCAGATTAATGCGCATATGGGCAGTATGACCGCGATCACCATCAGTTTGGCTCTGCTGCTTGATTTCTTTTTTCTTCCTGTTCTGCTGTTACGATTCGACCGTTCTGCCCCATCTGTTCCGGTACGGACTGATTAA
- a CDS encoding outer membrane lipoprotein-sorting protein, whose protein sequence is MKFSTILPGVLLLGICFSPLCGQISLAETPEKKGLAIVLEAERRDQGFGDQTADMLMILRNRNGQESRREMTNKVLEVKDDGDKSLSVFHTPRDVRGTALLTFSHTNGDDEQWLYLPALKRVKRINSRNKSGSFVGSEFSYEDISSQEVEEYTYKYLRDEKVDGHACTVSEYYPVDAENSGYSRQVVWRDKDEYRIQKVEFYDRKDSLLKTLTMKGYKQYEGKYWRAGEMHMMNHQSGKSTVLLYTAYRFRTGLTDNDFNKNSLKRAR, encoded by the coding sequence ATGAAATTTTCTACAATCCTGCCCGGAGTGCTCCTACTCGGTATATGTTTCTCGCCACTCTGCGGGCAAATCAGTCTGGCAGAGACTCCTGAAAAAAAGGGGCTGGCCATTGTCCTGGAAGCTGAACGCCGCGACCAGGGCTTCGGAGATCAGACCGCCGATATGCTGATGATCCTGCGCAACAGAAACGGTCAGGAAAGCCGACGGGAGATGACTAATAAAGTTCTGGAAGTAAAAGATGACGGTGACAAGAGTCTGTCTGTTTTTCACACGCCCCGTGATGTTCGAGGGACAGCCTTGCTGACCTTTTCTCATACAAACGGTGATGATGAACAATGGTTGTATCTGCCTGCTCTGAAACGGGTGAAACGTATCAACTCCCGCAATAAATCCGGTTCCTTTGTCGGAAGCGAGTTCTCTTATGAGGATATTTCCAGCCAGGAGGTTGAGGAATATACCTATAAGTATCTTCGAGATGAAAAGGTTGACGGCCATGCCTGCACAGTGTCTGAATATTATCCTGTTGATGCGGAAAACTCAGGGTATAGCCGACAGGTGGTGTGGCGGGATAAAGACGAGTACCGCATCCAGAAGGTGGAATTTTATGATCGCAAGGACAGTCTGCTGAAAACCCTGACGATGAAGGGTTATAAGCAATATGAGGGCAAATACTGGCGAGCCGGGGAAATGCATATGATGAATCATCAGAGTGGTAAATCCACTGTTTTGCTCTATACCGCATATCGATTTAGGACGGGCCTTACGGATAACGATTTTAATAAGAACAGTTTGAAGAGAGCGAGATAA
- a CDS encoding SDR family NAD(P)-dependent oxidoreductase, with amino-acid sequence MKKLMNSKLIAIVGMACHYPGAQDLRSFWENILTRRRQFRPLPDTRLPASDYYDPDPAAPDKTYCRKAGLLDGFAFNPAQYRIPRSTFESADIVHWLALKVALASLDDAGFSKASVPRERTGVILGNTLTGEYSRSEGLRLRWPFVRRVVEKAALEKGLSSKQTAGFLRTTEAYYKSVFTPITEDTLAGALSNTIAGRICNYLDLHGGGYTVDGACSSSIIATATAATHLVNRDLDLALAGGVDISLDTFELVGFAKTAALATEDMRVYDRRANGFIPGEGCGFVVMKRLEDAVADGDYVYAVLHGWGISSDGKGGLTAPNAQGQARALQRAYERADWNMNDVDFIEGHGTGTAVGDKTELEGIALAMKTMNTMNTDSGSGVGVGVGVGVGTRHAVSLQDEEGEEGESTPLRRCGITSLKSLVGHTKAASGVGALIKTVIALNQRILPPLANCFEPSPVFAETTTSLYPLLRGEIRPPQEILRAGVSGMGFGGINSHLALASGDAPSPKLMPAIREQKLLADYQRTELFVFSAPTVEALLRRVQAAEDLARNICEGERLDLAAHLATLYGDNAACGPVRAAIMAESPEMLMERLAKIVHILGTSPPKGQKTFFDPRSGICIGNDVQNYRVGFLFPGQGSQQINMGYQLVQRHDWAEEMVKAMEKSLGWPEGKQLSDFIFRPVERALDESQVNDWQEQLKRTEIAQPALCLASMLRLEQLARLGIQPEAVGGHSLGELTSFYAAGAYSREELIGFAALRGQAMTPGQGYARGDTGGTAGTMASLACSADQAQAILDTSQGYAVVANKNSPSQTVISGEPFCIEQACRHAEEQGIRAVLLPVANAFHSRFVSSAAQVLTASRLLPVCPNQLTTKLFSGLQGGKVDLDCDLRRHFSEQVILPVDFISLVQEMSKQCDLFLEVGPSRVLTGLARSIIAKENGEDRGNGEDGPICFPLETKPEQDRDLNLFLANYFVRGGTINWHALYEDRLVRSFTPVDERVFFANPCERSFPEYFPEQKEQSLSLPSSHSSGQVNLGETGRVLADAAGLSKDELAVYLERRSQFIGSLIRVDIDNMASLLEDPLAPSKSTVKSISVPPVIALFEKKKSNIDGKVEAEEQNSADLLFALIEERTGFPPESLALDLRLLDDLNLDSIKASELIAEAANRAGVSAANLNVFEYANATLQEVAALLDGEPEQDKDITKNSSSRYPSWARDFTLQYIPKPLSSEYADEQPRLYREEEILILFEPAEQHIAEHLEAVFHRFSAEFSAKVELVSFAEARQGISSLLARFTRVIALLPQQESGGDEFFDQQTLVEHITRLHTIFSPSYYRAELDNQSLSVVQFGGGFFGDGPVPANIRRCSAKALAASLHLEQPGLKVRVLDVSPQISQDQLCEYIMVELTTAERYAAVGYAADQIRRVPAPVLRSVAADKPRLIRWSPKDVVLATGGAKGITAECVLAFGRATGVQLALVGSSSPTMRNEQQDEILYTLKRANEAGLSAHYYQCDVTDAEAVKRLVHQVENEQGTITGVIHGSALNRPGGLDTVPVEQALEEISPKVIGAMNLCAALHDHPPQLFIAFSSLIGISGMRQNGWYGFSNEALHLFLRQYGKAEPRTDTLTIAFSIWDEVGMGSRMGSTSWLSTIGVDALTVQQGTSRFLQLALHDPGVDQVIVTARAYGIDTFLPHGLALPQGLRFIDKVIDYQPGVEIIARTRLTLEDDPYIKDHCWRGTYLFPLVFGLEAMAQAVRTVTGKTCFDAVCIEDIELARPIVLSEDIGAEIEIHALVLEQDDLEAVPQVQVQIRTEQTDFREDHFSAIFVLRDDCSPVWQDPPEGLTPLDILPKIDLYKEELLFQGPLYQKIQQIFQLASDICLFTTVPSSETTGILDFPWILGDPFCRDSFLQSGQVSIPRDLCLPVRIQRIERYPVALEDDESVWGKAVIEEHAEKYIDSAVTAFNKQGRVIERITGYRARIIEHKKENPTAEDLVYPGRRDCKILLSELKQRATLLPAHCMLPELSSYFISCLQSVSKEVRRGKELPFIKNALAPLLDASNTRIEISWSQEGKPFLAIPTDAGVHFSLTHNEGTLVCTAGQGLQGCDLETVSSHSKEEWQSLLGKGSAAMLAELTEQDNDSTRLDQSGTRLWTTFEAVFKALAIQPDASKLRIAEKQGDTVLFLYGDCCILTFPVRLTLRGERMLAVVVPEKCSKNKMLEQDPLFGNTDVRPNQVGSFTHEFITTFLEGRGPQGKVYFTNIPVWMGELRELALLPIADLLVQDMKSRQCGMVTNRSFFSVDQQLDSYDTVIGEVRLLQDTDLTSSFLSLGFNWFKKKEDGSLIRAASGKLSTTWVTVKGHGKVQLANLPTYFKDHFMRLPLAQDDSEPAEKKRHSFFSKASLLFTATLSTRKHNILFRQQFLTSQEDSNLVGNIYFSNYYSWQARVRDQYIATNIPDISPKSFSGDFVCVYAEVYHLQEAMPFEIIEVSMYLYELFSEGFTLYFEYYSVSEHGTRRRKLAHGEHSVVWVPEGQELSSEIHPAKMPEEYVAHFMTMIDNSEKSHSSAPAQEGGDEDET; translated from the coding sequence ATGAAAAAATTAATGAATTCAAAATTGATCGCCATTGTTGGTATGGCCTGCCATTATCCGGGAGCACAGGATCTCCGTTCTTTTTGGGAAAACATTTTGACAAGAAGGCGTCAGTTCCGCCCTCTCCCGGACACCCGGTTACCAGCGTCGGATTATTATGATCCTGATCCTGCCGCACCGGATAAAACATACTGCCGCAAGGCCGGATTACTTGATGGGTTTGCTTTTAATCCTGCTCAATATCGCATTCCTCGTTCCACCTTTGAGTCCGCTGATATTGTGCATTGGCTGGCACTCAAGGTTGCCCTGGCCTCGTTGGACGATGCTGGTTTTAGCAAAGCGTCCGTGCCCAGAGAACGAACAGGGGTCATTCTCGGCAACACCCTGACCGGCGAATATTCTCGGTCCGAGGGCTTGCGTCTCCGATGGCCTTTTGTCCGTCGAGTAGTAGAGAAAGCCGCCCTTGAAAAGGGTTTGTCTTCGAAACAGACCGCAGGATTTCTCAGAACAACGGAGGCATATTATAAATCCGTTTTTACTCCAATCACAGAAGATACCTTAGCCGGTGCGCTGTCCAATACCATTGCCGGGAGGATCTGCAATTATCTTGATCTGCATGGCGGCGGTTACACTGTTGACGGGGCTTGCTCCTCTTCAATCATTGCGACAGCAACCGCTGCAACACATCTTGTCAACCGTGATCTCGATTTAGCCTTGGCCGGTGGGGTGGATATCAGCCTGGACACCTTTGAACTGGTCGGTTTTGCCAAGACCGCTGCGCTGGCTACAGAGGATATGCGGGTCTATGATCGCAGGGCAAACGGATTTATTCCCGGAGAAGGGTGCGGCTTTGTGGTGATGAAGCGTTTGGAAGACGCTGTTGCCGACGGTGATTATGTTTATGCTGTATTGCACGGTTGGGGTATTTCATCAGACGGGAAAGGCGGCTTGACCGCCCCGAATGCTCAAGGGCAAGCTAGGGCCTTGCAACGAGCCTATGAACGAGCTGATTGGAATATGAACGATGTTGATTTCATCGAAGGGCACGGAACCGGTACTGCTGTTGGTGATAAAACGGAACTGGAAGGCATAGCCCTGGCTATGAAGACGATGAACACGATGAATACGGACAGCGGTAGCGGTGTAGGTGTAGGTGTAGGTGTAGGTGTAGGGACACGGCATGCCGTGTCCCTACAGGACGAGGAGGGCGAGGAGGGCGAATCAACACCGCTGCGTCGTTGCGGCATCACCTCGTTAAAATCGCTTGTCGGCCATACCAAGGCGGCATCAGGAGTCGGGGCCTTGATCAAGACCGTGATCGCCTTAAATCAACGGATTCTTCCCCCGCTTGCCAACTGTTTTGAACCCAGTCCTGTTTTTGCAGAGACGACAACGAGCCTTTATCCTCTTCTGCGCGGAGAAATTCGTCCGCCCCAGGAAATCCTACGAGCTGGTGTCTCCGGTATGGGATTTGGCGGTATTAACTCGCACCTTGCCTTGGCTTCAGGTGATGCTCCTTCCCCGAAATTGATGCCTGCAATCCGCGAACAGAAATTATTGGCAGATTATCAACGCACCGAGCTCTTTGTTTTCAGTGCGCCCACTGTTGAGGCGTTATTGAGGAGGGTGCAAGCGGCAGAAGACCTTGCCCGGAATATCTGTGAGGGGGAACGTCTTGATTTGGCTGCCCATCTCGCAACACTTTACGGAGATAATGCAGCCTGCGGTCCGGTTCGGGCGGCGATCATGGCGGAGTCACCGGAGATGCTCATGGAGCGTCTTGCCAAGATTGTCCATATCCTTGGTACATCTCCCCCGAAAGGGCAGAAAACTTTTTTTGATCCTCGCTCAGGTATCTGTATAGGGAACGATGTGCAGAACTACCGTGTTGGGTTCCTCTTTCCCGGCCAAGGTTCACAGCAAATCAATATGGGATACCAGCTTGTTCAGCGGCATGATTGGGCTGAGGAGATGGTTAAGGCGATGGAAAAGTCTCTTGGTTGGCCAGAAGGGAAGCAGCTGAGTGATTTTATCTTTCGACCGGTAGAAAGGGCACTTGATGAATCGCAGGTTAACGACTGGCAGGAGCAGCTCAAGCGGACAGAGATTGCCCAGCCTGCTCTCTGTCTGGCATCCATGCTCCGTCTGGAGCAGCTGGCCCGACTTGGGATACAGCCTGAAGCGGTTGGCGGGCACAGCCTTGGCGAATTGACATCCTTTTATGCTGCCGGGGCCTATTCCAGAGAAGAGTTGATCGGTTTTGCTGCACTCCGAGGACAGGCAATGACTCCGGGGCAGGGTTATGCCAGAGGTGATACCGGAGGTACTGCTGGAACCATGGCAAGCCTTGCCTGTTCAGCTGACCAAGCCCAGGCTATTCTTGATACCAGCCAAGGATATGCCGTTGTGGCGAATAAAAACAGTCCCTCCCAAACGGTTATCTCTGGCGAACCCTTCTGCATTGAACAGGCCTGCCGTCATGCGGAAGAACAGGGCATACGGGCCGTTCTCTTGCCGGTTGCCAATGCCTTTCATTCACGGTTTGTCTCCTCGGCTGCTCAGGTATTGACTGCATCCCGACTGCTTCCTGTATGCCCGAACCAGTTGACAACAAAGCTTTTTTCTGGTCTGCAAGGAGGCAAAGTTGACTTGGATTGTGATTTGAGGAGGCATTTTTCGGAGCAGGTTATCTTGCCGGTTGATTTTATTTCCTTGGTTCAGGAAATGAGCAAGCAATGCGATCTGTTCCTGGAGGTAGGACCTAGCAGAGTGCTGACCGGTCTTGCCCGCTCAATCATTGCCAAAGAAAATGGAGAGGATAGAGGAAATGGAGAAGATGGGCCGATCTGTTTTCCTCTTGAAACAAAACCGGAACAGGACAGAGATCTGAATCTTTTTCTGGCAAACTATTTTGTCCGTGGTGGAACGATTAACTGGCACGCTTTGTACGAGGATCGTCTTGTCCGTTCCTTCACGCCGGTTGATGAACGCGTCTTTTTTGCCAATCCCTGTGAGCGTTCTTTTCCAGAGTATTTTCCAGAGCAAAAAGAGCAGAGCCTTTCACTGCCCAGCTCTCACTCGTCGGGACAGGTGAATCTTGGTGAGACAGGTCGTGTTCTTGCTGACGCTGCTGGTCTTTCTAAAGATGAGTTAGCAGTCTATCTGGAGCGACGCAGCCAATTTATCGGGAGTCTTATCAGAGTGGATATTGATAATATGGCATCTCTGCTTGAAGATCCCCTTGCCCCTTCTAAATCCACTGTTAAGTCGATTTCCGTTCCCCCTGTTATAGCATTATTTGAAAAGAAAAAATCAAACATTGATGGCAAAGTTGAGGCGGAAGAACAAAATAGTGCTGACTTGCTCTTTGCTTTGATTGAAGAACGAACCGGTTTTCCACCGGAAAGCCTTGCTCTGGATCTTCGTCTGCTGGATGATTTGAATCTCGACTCCATCAAAGCATCCGAGTTGATTGCCGAAGCAGCAAACCGAGCAGGTGTTTCAGCTGCAAACCTGAATGTTTTTGAATATGCTAATGCCACCCTACAAGAGGTGGCTGCGCTCCTGGATGGAGAACCTGAGCAAGATAAGGACATTACTAAGAACAGTTCTTCGAGGTATCCAAGCTGGGCCCGTGATTTTACCCTGCAATATATCCCAAAACCGCTTTCATCGGAATATGCAGATGAGCAACCTCGGCTGTACCGGGAAGAAGAGATCCTTATTCTTTTTGAACCTGCTGAGCAGCATATTGCAGAACATCTTGAGGCGGTTTTTCACCGGTTTTCAGCCGAATTTTCAGCCAAGGTGGAACTCGTTTCTTTTGCAGAGGCCCGACAAGGTATCTCGTCCCTGCTGGCTAGATTCACCCGAGTCATTGCTTTGCTCCCGCAGCAAGAATCAGGTGGAGATGAATTTTTTGATCAACAAACTCTGGTTGAACACATCACCAGATTGCACACAATATTTTCTCCTTCTTATTATCGGGCCGAGTTGGATAATCAATCACTGAGTGTGGTGCAATTCGGTGGTGGCTTTTTTGGTGACGGACCTGTTCCGGCGAATATCAGACGGTGTTCGGCAAAGGCTTTGGCTGCCAGTCTGCATCTTGAACAACCCGGTCTTAAGGTGAGGGTGCTTGATGTTTCTCCACAAATTTCACAGGATCAGCTTTGTGAATATATAATGGTGGAACTCACCACTGCTGAGAGATACGCAGCTGTCGGGTATGCTGCTGATCAGATTCGCCGGGTTCCGGCCCCTGTTTTAAGGAGTGTTGCCGCTGATAAACCAAGGCTCATACGATGGTCACCAAAAGACGTTGTTCTTGCCACTGGTGGAGCAAAGGGCATTACGGCAGAGTGTGTGTTGGCCTTTGGACGTGCCACCGGGGTACAGCTGGCCTTGGTGGGCAGTTCTTCCCCAACAATGCGCAACGAGCAGCAGGATGAGATCCTTTATACCCTGAAACGAGCCAATGAGGCAGGGCTTTCAGCGCATTATTATCAATGTGATGTAACAGATGCCGAAGCCGTGAAGCGACTTGTTCATCAGGTAGAAAATGAACAGGGAACAATCACCGGAGTTATTCATGGCAGTGCTCTGAATCGGCCTGGTGGGCTAGATACTGTACCTGTTGAGCAGGCTCTGGAAGAAATCAGCCCTAAAGTTATCGGGGCAATGAACCTTTGCGCTGCTTTGCATGATCATCCACCGCAACTGTTTATCGCGTTTTCATCTCTCATTGGCATATCCGGGATGCGGCAAAACGGCTGGTACGGATTTTCCAATGAGGCTCTGCATCTTTTTCTGCGACAGTATGGAAAAGCCGAGCCTCGTACGGATACGTTGACTATTGCTTTCAGTATCTGGGACGAGGTCGGGATGGGCAGCAGGATGGGCAGCACGTCTTGGTTGAGTACAATAGGGGTGGATGCTCTGACTGTTCAGCAGGGGACTTCCCGTTTTCTTCAGCTCGCCCTGCATGATCCTGGTGTGGATCAAGTGATTGTTACAGCAAGGGCTTATGGGATAGATACCTTTCTTCCTCATGGCCTAGCCCTTCCGCAAGGGTTGCGATTTATTGACAAGGTGATTGATTATCAACCGGGGGTTGAGATTATCGCCAGAACACGGCTGACCTTGGAAGATGACCCCTATATTAAAGATCATTGTTGGCGCGGTACGTATCTCTTTCCCTTGGTTTTTGGGCTAGAAGCGATGGCCCAAGCAGTACGCACAGTCACAGGAAAAACTTGTTTTGATGCGGTGTGTATTGAGGATATCGAACTGGCTCGACCGATTGTTTTGTCAGAGGACATTGGGGCGGAAATCGAGATTCATGCCTTGGTCCTTGAGCAGGATGATTTGGAGGCTGTCCCTCAGGTGCAGGTGCAGATACGCACAGAACAGACCGACTTCAGAGAGGATCATTTTTCTGCGATTTTTGTGCTGAGGGATGATTGCTCGCCTGTCTGGCAGGATCCTCCAGAAGGTCTTACTCCCCTTGATATACTGCCTAAAATCGACCTTTACAAAGAGGAATTGCTCTTTCAAGGTCCTCTGTATCAGAAAATTCAGCAAATTTTTCAGCTCGCTTCCGATATCTGTCTGTTTACGACAGTACCGTCTTCCGAGACGACCGGTATTTTGGATTTTCCATGGATACTCGGAGACCCTTTCTGTAGAGACTCATTTTTGCAGTCAGGACAGGTATCAATACCTAGAGATCTCTGCCTGCCTGTTCGTATCCAACGTATTGAACGTTATCCTGTTGCTCTTGAGGATGATGAATCTGTTTGGGGTAAGGCTGTTATTGAAGAGCATGCTGAAAAATATATCGACAGCGCAGTGACTGCTTTCAACAAGCAGGGCCGGGTTATTGAGCGGATAACAGGTTATCGTGCCCGAATTATTGAACACAAAAAGGAGAACCCGACAGCAGAGGATTTGGTTTATCCTGGTCGACGAGATTGCAAAATTTTGTTGAGCGAACTGAAACAAAGAGCAACGCTTTTGCCTGCTCATTGTATGCTTCCAGAATTAAGTTCGTATTTTATCTCTTGCCTACAGAGTGTTAGCAAGGAGGTGAGGCGTGGGAAAGAGTTACCGTTCATCAAAAATGCCTTAGCACCTCTTCTGGATGCCTCGAATACTCGTATCGAAATTTCTTGGTCACAGGAAGGAAAACCCTTTCTTGCAATTCCCACAGATGCCGGGGTGCATTTTTCATTGACTCATAACGAAGGGACACTCGTCTGTACAGCGGGCCAAGGACTCCAGGGGTGTGATCTTGAAACCGTATCTAGCCACAGCAAAGAAGAATGGCAAAGCCTCTTGGGTAAAGGAAGTGCGGCAATGCTTGCCGAGCTGACCGAGCAGGACAATGATAGTACTAGGCTGGACCAATCTGGAACTAGGCTCTGGACAACCTTTGAGGCTGTTTTTAAAGCTCTGGCAATTCAACCTGATGCGAGCAAGCTGCGTATTGCAGAGAAGCAAGGTGATACGGTGCTGTTTTTATATGGCGATTGTTGTATCCTTACTTTTCCGGTCAGGCTTACCCTGAGAGGCGAGAGGATGTTGGCTGTGGTGGTTCCGGAAAAATGCAGTAAGAATAAAATGTTGGAACAGGATCCTCTGTTTGGTAATACCGATGTTCGACCGAATCAGGTCGGCAGCTTTACTCATGAGTTTATAACGACCTTTTTAGAGGGCAGAGGGCCGCAGGGGAAAGTCTATTTTACTAATATTCCTGTGTGGATGGGTGAGTTAAGAGAATTGGCCTTGTTACCGATAGCTGATCTTCTCGTACAGGATATGAAAAGCCGTCAATGCGGGATGGTGACGAACAGGTCCTTTTTTTCTGTTGACCAGCAGTTGGATAGTTACGACACTGTGATAGGAGAGGTTCGTTTGCTGCAGGACACGGATCTTACCAGCTCCTTTCTTTCTCTGGGGTTTAACTGGTTTAAAAAAAAGGAAGACGGCAGTTTGATCCGGGCCGCTTCTGGTAAGCTCTCGACCACCTGGGTGACAGTGAAAGGTCATGGTAAGGTTCAACTTGCCAATTTGCCAACTTATTTTAAAGATCATTTTATGAGGCTTCCCCTTGCTCAGGATGATTCCGAGCCAGCGGAGAAGAAGAGACATTCGTTTTTCTCCAAGGCATCACTCCTTTTCACAGCGACTCTTTCTACAAGAAAACACAATATATTGTTTCGGCAACAGTTTCTGACATCTCAAGAAGATTCGAATCTGGTTGGTAATATTTATTTTTCTAATTATTACAGTTGGCAAGCGCGGGTGAGGGATCAATATATTGCAACAAATATTCCTGATATATCCCCCAAAAGTTTTTCTGGTGATTTTGTCTGTGTATACGCAGAGGTTTACCATTTACAGGAGGCAATGCCCTTTGAGATTATCGAAGTATCCATGTATCTGTATGAACTTTTTTCAGAAGGTTTTACACTCTATTTTGAGTACTATAGTGTCAGTGAGCATGGTACTCGACGAAGAAAATTAGCTCATGGAGAGCATAGTGTTGTCTGGGTGCCAGAGGGGCAGGAATTGAGCAGTGAAATCCATCCGGCAAAAATGCCAGAGGAATACGTAGCCCATTTTATGACGATGATAGATAACTCGGAGAAATCTCATTCCTCAGCCCCTGCTCAAGAAGGGGGAGATGAGGATGAGACATGA